The Oreochromis aureus strain Israel breed Guangdong linkage group 15, ZZ_aureus, whole genome shotgun sequence genome contains the following window.
TTCCATTTGATGTGTACAACACAACACTACCAAAAAGGCACAAAACAAACATAGCCTTACCCGCAGCAGGTAGTTCAGTCTGGACAGTGATTCAAGGAAAATATCTGCTCCCTTGTTTGAGAACTCATAGCGCCCAGCAATGAAGAAGATGAGGGTTTTATCCAAGTTGAAGTCCAGGTGACTACCAAGATAATAAagattaataaaatgaaattgtCATTTCATTTTATGGAGTACAACAAACTTTGAGAGATGCTAGAACTACTTTTGGTACAAACCCATAGAAGTGTCCCCTGATAAACTCTTGGATTTGGGACTTGTTGGTGGAGTGCAGGTTTTGAAACTCGTGCATGGCTGAGAACTTCTTCACATTCAGCCCATTTGGGGTGACCACATCTGTACCAACATAGGAAAAGATGGTTTTATCCATTTTCTGTTGACAGTGATATAGAAATTACTTTGCGTTTAGCTTCAAAATTTTATTTCGAACTAGAAGGTATTTTTGCCATCAATCCATGGAATACAGTCATGTTCCCATTTCAGAGTCCCCCCATCTTATACCAAATGTCAGTATGGTGATGAAGGGCTTGTTTTATAGCCAAgtcctgggcaccttgcagttgTATGTCCAAGTATTTTAGAGACAGATGTGATGGATTACCCAGTTTTTCACTTTGAGCAAATTGTTTGACTGTCTGAACATCATACAGGAActgattacttcaagttactgtTGCTAGTTATCGCTACAAATTAATCAATCATGATGTGTATTTAGCTACAGGACTGTAGTGTGATTTGTGAAAACCTTGCATGGCTGGTCAGAAAACAAATGGACAACTTAAACAAAACTACATTCTTGTGGAAACAGTATAGTGAAAAATTTCCACCTGGTTTCCTGTGCAGCATGTGGTTGGCCTCCACAGCAGTGATCTGAGAGACTGTCGTGAAGACGTGAGCACAGTGAACTGCTGCTCTCTCTAGGCAGTATCGGTGGTAGATCTGCCTCTCACCAGCCTCCTTGTCAATGTTAaactaccacacacacacacaccaagaaaaacattcattttactttaggagacaaaacaatttttaattatCAAGCATTTTTCTAAACCTGTCCAGAGCAGCAGAATAATTGTCTAAATGCTTTGTTTTACCAAATATATTTGCTTTCCCATGAGAAAAGTAGACTCTGGGCTCCTTTTGTttgttacaattttttttaattattcacaTTATTGTTTGTGGATAAAATGCTTGGGTTGATGGGGGTGGAGAGTAGAGTGGCAAAAGACAGAAGAAGTGGAAGAATAGAAGggaccccaaaaaaaaaaaaaaaagtgaggatGACCCCGACAGACATGCTGGGTCTTCATCTGTAACAAAGTACTCTAACGATACGACACATAAGACAAAACAGAGGGAGGTACACAAACAAATATACAATTATGCTGTGCGTGGATGCAAGTGTGACTCTTGAAACATTAAGGTTCATACTTGAAAAATGAGGATGAGACTGCACCATTTTAGTTCACCGCATCCTCATTAATTCTACAAAGCAAGATCTCAACTTCCCTCTTGGGACCAAAAAAGTTTTAGTTATAACAGTATGTATAATTATGACTTTGGGGCATAGTTGTGAGCATAAACAAGAGCATAACAAAATACTACAACTCATTTAttcaattaaatgaattaaaaaaaaatctcttttaaaGTTCATTTACAGTCTGCAAGTCTGAAAATGATCCTGCTTTGTTTTACCATATTGGCTGCATTTTCTGACTCTCAGTTAACGAGATTCCATCGACAGAATAAGTGATGGTCCTAAGAATCATCTGTCAATTATCCATTCGGTCAAGGAGTAACCTTTAGCTCCACATTGACCTTTAGCTTGTGTGGCCAATTACAAACATTGCATTGACATCTCCAAATGTAGCTCGACATTACTAATGATGCTCTAAGTAGCCCTAAAAGAGTTAAACCTTTAAATATGAGCATAAATCTTATGGCTGATCTTTGTAGGCAGATAGgcatgcgtgtgtgcgtgcacgcatAGTTTGTGATGGAGGTGGGATGTCAGGAGACAGATCCTCTCTTAAGATGAgaactttttgttttcatagttacactgcaataggCCTCGGCATGCTGTGGGCTTCTTTTCTtcactcagtttttgcatttcatATTGTAGGGTAAAGGCCCTACAATATGAAATATAAAAGTGATTGCTATTGTGATTtgataatataaataaaattgaatttaaatcaactCTGCTCAGCACCAATATAGAAAAATgctcagatttttttgtttattgaaATCTCATGCCTATTGTAGTGCCCATATGGTTTacaaacactgattttttttcttctgttaggGTCAAAAGGATTAAACTACTACCCAATTCAACGATGTGATATAGATTTGTAATGAATTTAATTTGTACATTATAGACAACATATCAGCTGTAAAGATTGAGCTCTGattcacaataaaacattgACAAATTGTCCTGCCTGTAATTTTACCTAGAGTCATAAGAAGGGAATGGCTTGGCATCCATGACCGTTATAGGCCAACTACAAACACTGTTACTATGTGTGCAGGTATCCGTTTCCTGATAGGGGAGTTCTCTTGTTCTCTCACCTTGTCCAGGTTGTTGTAAAAGTCAGTGTTCCCAGCACAAAGGTATCTTCCCAGCAGGGTGGCATGTGTTGTGAATACTGTCGCCATGGGAATTTTGCGTGAGCGAGAGAGAATAAGTCCAGGACCTGCCTGCCATTCATGGAAGTGACTGATGACATTAGGTTTGTCTCCAAGGTGGTCTGtcaactaaaaacaaaagaaagctgCCATGTTTACTTATGCTAACCATCTCAGCGATGCATATTGAGTTGTTTTTAAATCCAAAACTCGGCATAGGAGCTAACAAGACAATTAGGTTCACTAATAATGCACCTCTTTGAAGAACCATGCAATAAGGGAGCCCAAAATGAGCGAGTCATTGGCTTCTCGGTCATGGTAGGGCAGACCGATGTTGCAGGTGTCCCAAAGGTCCCCTTTCCAGCGGTCCAGGTTCCAGGCTGCTGAGCCTATGTCAAACAGGATTACATAGGGGCTGCCCTCAATCAGCCAGCGACCAAAATGAACCTGCATTAAGAACAAGTTCAGTTTTATTAGGGACACTTTCAGAATTAAGTGCTATCCCAGGATATGCATTCAGTTTTGTGGAAACAGTTTTAGCCTGAGGttagcctaaccctaaccccactTGGGGCGTAGGCGTTATGAAGGTTCTGGTTATATCCACTTTGCTAAGAGAAATTTTGGACGCATGCATTTGAAGTATAAAGCGATCACtatattgtgttgttttttttgaatGATAGCAATATACAGCCAAGTTGTGTTcttacaaacacattttctaTCTGCTCTTAAAGTTGGACAATATGACTTAGGCATCATTTTTAAACATCTCCAAGGAGCCTCACAGCTTTAGTGTAGCTTTTTACTAAAGTCATGCTAATTGTTATCTCCTTAAGAAATGTATTCTGACAGTATGATCTGCAACTACCTCATCAGCATATGTGCACCCTCTAGTGGCAAAACATGCATTTGGCATCTGAGCCTCCTGTGTAAATACCATTCAGTGACCATCCTCATCCAGCAATCACAATGCAATCACATCATTCCCATCATACACACCATACATCCAGGGCAGCCCAAACTGTATGACAGTGATATTCATCATTTCACAATGATGAATAACTAATTTCATGGGTGAAAATCCCCAGACGCACCAGTCCCCCTTTATGGTTAAGCAAATTGCACGCCTGTCAACTCAGTAGGTTTTGGTGTGTCAACTGCTACACAGATAATCTTTTTCCTCTCCTATCCCTCACCTGGCAGCCGTTGTGGATGAGCGCATCCATGGCCTTCCTGATGGCGGGATTTGGTGGCTCACAGCTCTCCACCTGAGTCTTGAAGTTGTGCTCGAAGTAGGGCCCCATCATGTAGTAGTTGTCTCCCCATTCATCCACAGTGATCTTAGCCTTGGTCTGGATAACTGTGTAGATTCCCCCAACTATAGTGACACACAGGGCAAGTGAAAAGACCTGAAGTCACtgcaaagtgtttcaaacttttgacttgacttttcttttaaaattcttgTAAGAAGTCCAATAGGAACCAgactgggaaaaaaataaaaataaagattgtCAGTGTTTGGTGGCATCATGGTCTCCACATTCCAACAAATTAGAATTacaattgaattttttttttttttttaaatgcacgtAAAGAATGACTTCTGTCACAGCTTGACGTTATTAAAGTCTGAGTATTTTGATTGCTCACAAGATAATACTCAGTATTATGGTGTTTTGGAAAACTAGATGTCCACAAGGAAACAACAATAGTAGTGGTAACAGTAGAAACAGTTTGATCATAcagcccttccaaacaagccatacctGATGACTTTTTCTATAATTGGACTGTCATGAATTTTAACATGCTGAGGCCTGGTGGGgggttaaccctctggggtccaaaTCACATGATCGATTTAAGACAGCATAGCAAGAAGATGCAGCCACGAGTCTTCAGCAACTTCTTTTGAaagtgcggacttcaaactatataccagtttttaaattgtgtgataggtcacgtaaaaccagagttataagTTTTCTGAAAGCTATCGACACGTTTAGTCCCGAAAGAAACGgttaaaaagttgttttttttaaactgtggtaAGCCAATAGTGCCGTAAATCGCCACTTTTCCTAACACGTCTGGTTAAAAAAAGGCGTTAAAAATCGCCGTTTAactatttgatgcagaacacctgattatTCTGTAAATAGCTTTAAAtgcttgtattaaaaaaaaagaagaaaaaaaaaagaaaaacgcctGAAGCCTTGGCTAGATTTGTTAGGAAAGTAGTTCCATATAacgtttgcaaaacttgtgcataattgtTGTTCAATTTACAATTTATAtctgcatttcaagttatgaaaatgatttgttaaacatgtttgtaggtttcgcagtttaaaaaaaaaaaaaaaaaaaaaaagtaacttttCCTAACCTGATTATATTATTTGTGTGATTTTAGATTTTTGTGGTAATACAGTACgtcaaaatgaaaagaaaaaaaacaaaacaaatcaaacaggGAGTGCTGACAAGAATTATTTTAAACAAGGCAAGgtaaacagttttaaaatgtgaaatatacaaggtaaaatcaaaagtattgAAAAACAGCCAATTaaaccccagagggttaagtTTCTGAGTATcattggggtgaatttgctggaatGTCAACTTCTGGTTAAGACTGAAAACTGTTTTGAATGCTTTGACTTGTGAATGCTCTCTCTGCAGAATGACTCGTTTCAAATTGCTCAAGGAGCAGCCTTATAACCCTTTCCAGGCTGAAGGGCAACAAAAATTGCTTCCTCATAATTTTGATTTCCATCTTCATTGGCATTAGGTTAATAGACACCTGAATGATAATTAAACAACTGCTACTTCTATAGCTGTTCACATTTCctgatcagttaatcaaatgCAGTAGCAGCAACTGGCTGCTTTTTAGTCTCCTAATTCCTATGGAAGAAAGATGTTCCTAGTTTTTCTATACAGtgtttttgccttttggttTACTTTTGTTGAATAACGTTTTATTATGTGCTGAGACAAAAATCCAGATTTtcacaaaagagaaaatatacCTACATATATTATCATCAGCTGTTAAGTCATTTAGTCAAACACTAAATCACTGAAAATAGTCAGGGGCTATCAAATGCTTTAACAGATCTTTTATACAAATCCATTTTGACCAGGAGCTGATGCCATTTGTAGCAGACACAAAATTTCTGCTTTGTAGGGGTCAAAGCACATGTGGTAATGTTTTTCAGTCTCACTAGACAGCATAAAGACAAATACTGATATTATCACCAAAACATTTAGTGGAGAATGACGTCTGAGCTGCATCAGAGAGCAGGGATTATATAAACAGTAAAGCGAGCGAAAACAGCAGAGTGCGTGATAACCTCTGAACCTTAATGttcaaattattatttatttttagattcaTTAACTTGAAATTAAAAAGGTAATTGAACAACATAAAAATCTGCAAgtgtcacatttaaaaaaaaaataaaaataaaaaaaagctggCAGTTTCCGTATCCAGGCAGCAGAAATTTCCACATCTTTAATATGCATAAAATGTTCTCAGTGATTCGAGGCTAAAGCCACAATTAGTACTGTAACATGACACCTGCTGTCCACATGCAAACCAATTCACTATTCAGTCATTtcatcttttttgtgtttaggaCACTACATGAGCATCAAGAATTTATCTGCAGCTTAATGTTTAACTCTTCAGAGGGAGCACACTCAGTGTATTTCAATATTTGCTCTTCAAAGGGCAAAGAGTCACTCTTTCATAAAATATTACTAATATTAACAGacagaagatttttttaaaacaaacttgTCATGTATGCTATTACAGACACAAATTAAAGTGATGTTTAAACTGAAATACTGATACTTTAAAGATACACATTTGTTACTGTTCATTGTGGTTttagaagttttttttaaattcctttgATTCATAGATATTTATACATTCTGTATATTGTTTTTCTAGCTACaagagtctttaaaaaaaacaaatatatacacacgcacactgaAATGTGTTGACTCAAACACATTAATATGACCTAACTGATTCAAATGAAATACATACTGCAAAGATACATCCAGTGTTTCACTGTACGAACTGGAAATATAAGTAATACAGTTCTGATGAAACTGACCTTTGTTGGTGACCTCCCAGGATACTTCGAAGAGCAGCAGGTCCTCCACAGGCAGCTCGTCCTCCTCCCAGGGCGGCAGCACCCCGGTCAGGGATGTCATGGAAAGCGAACGGGACAGCGGCATCTTACAGTTTCTGGGGGTCCAACAAACGTCACTGTTGGGAAGAAGCTCCGCTTAGTCTGAATGGAAGACCTTCGAACCTGTTGTGGCTGGAGGCCAGAAAGAACTTTCCTCTCCGAAGGCAAAGACAAcacttagtttaaaaaaaaaaaaaaaaaaaaaaaaaaaaagtcacgaGGGCAAAGCACTTCCACCCCGCCTACCTTCCATAATCATGTCAGGGTGAAAGGTTTGGTTTTGGGGTTGCGTGTGATAAAACAAACTGCAGCTGTGTGGGCAGTCTtactattcatttattttatttatctctCTGAGGAGTAAAGGCCTAAACTGATCACTGCTTTAGGCTGACTGCATGTTAGATTAAAAGTGTTGTTTTTAGAGCAGATACTGAAAAACACCTTTACATTCCACTTAATACAACCAAATAAGGATTCTACAAATTGCTGGTCATGTACAGAGAAATTTCTGTGCtcacgcaaaaaaaaaaaaaaaaaaaacccaaaaaacccaGCATAAAGCCTGTTTTCTCCCCTTAGTACTGTCAAGCTCCAGAGAAGTCACAGATTATATCAATGGAAGCTTTTCACTCCAGAGTCAACTATATTAGCTAGCATGCACATGTCCTGAACAGCCTGTGGGAGAGCTCCATGAGGAACCACCCTGCTGCTGCTTAACAAGGCAGAGCTGATTAGCAAAGGTGCAGCAGCTTGTGCCAATCTGACACTTCTCTCCTTAAACCAGAAACCTCAGCCCACTACCACAAACCTACCTGTAGTTAATTAGATAACTATTCTTACCTAATTAAGactattttttttgttatagtTTGTAATAAGGAATAATTTTGTAATCTGAATTTCTAAAACCAATAAATGCAAAAATCTAAATCTGCAAAATAATTTGTATCTAATTGAGACTCTTTGCAGACCTCAATGAGCTCTTACACTGGCTGACTGGTTTATGTAGTCCTCTTCTCTACAAGCCATATTTAACCATACCTCTATGTGGAGTATGTTCTCCTGGTGCTATGTGGAAATCCACATAGCACCAGGAGAACATACTCCTTGGTTTTGATTAGAGCGTGGAATATTCTTCCTATGAGGGAACACTGCTAATCACTGCACTGcaaaaaacaatgtgggctttACAAATAACTGGGAAACTGTCTGGGAAAAAACTGGTGTTGTTAGGTGAGAcagcatccatcccactttgaaTGGAGTACTTTCATTTCCACCCAATGTGTACCTATCCATAGTTGGGCCCATGAAGCAGAGCTGCAGTCTTACACACCTCTGTGCAACTTCTTTCCTCTTTCATATACAATGGTAAGCAGACCCTTCAGCTTTTAGGTGCCTCttctatggaaaaaaaaactgttagggttagggtcagTAGCCCGATGGCCTGTGGATTGTCCTCGCTTTCACACACCTGTAGCAGATGACAGGAGTGTGAACAGTGTGTgctgtgggtgggtgtggtccttgatgatgttacGTGTGCTTTTTCTGACCCGAGTGTTGCAAATGTCccttatacattttattttatttatttatttttatttattttatttttttggagggggggtCCCCCCTCTCT
Protein-coding sequences here:
- the gys2 gene encoding glycogen [starch] synthase, liver, with the protein product MPLSRSLSMTSLTGVLPPWEEDELPVEDLLLFEVSWEVTNKVGGIYTVIQTKAKITVDEWGDNYYMMGPYFEHNFKTQVESCEPPNPAIRKAMDALIHNGCQVHFGRWLIEGSPYVILFDIGSAAWNLDRWKGDLWDTCNIGLPYHDREANDSLILGSLIAWFFKELTDHLGDKPNVISHFHEWQAGPGLILSRSRKIPMATVFTTHATLLGRYLCAGNTDFYNNLDKFNIDKEAGERQIYHRYCLERAAVHCAHVFTTVSQITAVEANHMLHRKPDVVTPNGLNVKKFSAMHEFQNLHSTNKSQIQEFIRGHFYGHLDFNLDKTLIFFIAGRYEFSNKGADIFLESLSRLNYLLRVHRNDVTVVVFFIMPAKTNNFNVESLKGQAVRKQLWDTAHAVKEKFGRKLYDALLKGQIPDLNNILDRDDFTIMKRAIYATQRHSLPPVTTHNMLDDSTDPILSNIRRVGLFNSRNDRVKVVFHPEFLSSTSPLLPMDYEDFVRGCNLGVFPSYYEPWGYTPGECTVMGIPSVTTNLSGFGCFMEEHVSDPAAYGIYIVDRRFRSAEESCNQLTQFMFSFCQQSRRQRIIQRNRTERLSDLLDWRYLGRFYIHARHLALSRAFPDKFKMDPMAPLKTEGFRYPRPYSVPPSPSASIHSTPHHSDVEDEDDEPYDEDKEAERDRMNIKSPFVLNAVPEGKKQQPGESRN